A genomic window from Oryctolagus cuniculus chromosome 12, mOryCun1.1, whole genome shotgun sequence includes:
- the SCAMP5 gene encoding secretory carrier-associated membrane protein 5: protein MAEKVNNFPPLPKFIPLKPCFYQDFEADIPPQHLNMTKRLYYLWMLNSVTLAVNLVGCLAWLIGGGGATNFGLAFLWLILFTPCSYVCWFRPIYKAFKTDSSFSFMAFFFTFMAQLVISIIQAVGIPGWGVCGWIATIAFFGTNVGSAVVMLIPTVMFTAVAVFSFIALSMVHKFYRGSGGSFSKAQEEWTTGAWKNPHVQQAAQNAAMGAAQGAMNQPQTQYPATPNYTYSNEM, encoded by the exons ATGGCCG AGAAAGTGAACAACTTCCCCCCGCTGCCCAAGTTCATCCCGCTGAAGCCCTGTTTCTACCAAGACTTCGAGGCGGACATCCCCCCCCAGCACCTCAACATGACCAAGCGGCTCTACTACCTCTGGATGC TGAACAGCGTCACACTGGCCGTGAACCTGGTGGGCTGTCTCGCGTGGCTGATCGGAGGCGGGGGAGCCACCAACTTTGGCCTCGCCTTTCTCTGGCTCATCCTCTTCACACCCTGCTCCTACGTCTGCTGGTTTCGGCCCATTTACAAGGCCTTCAA GACCGACAGCTCCTTCAGCTTCATGGCGTTCTTCTTCACCTTCATGGCCCAGCTGGTCATCAGCATCATCCAGGCCGTGGGCATCCCCGGCTGGGGCGTCTG CGGCTGGATCGCCACCATCGCCTTCTTCGGTACGAACGTGGGCTCGGCGGTGGTGATGCTCATTCCCACGGTCATGTTCACGGCCGTGGCGGTCTTCTCCTTCATCGCCCTCAGCATG GTTCATAAATTCTACCGGGGCAGCGGGGGCAGCTTCAGCAAAGCCCAGGAGGAGTGGACCACGGGGGCGTGGAAGAACCCGCACGTGCAGCAGGCCGCCCAGAACGCAGCCATGGGGGCGGCCCAGGGGGCCATGAACCAGCCGCAGACTCAGTACCCCGCCACCCCCAACTACACGTACTCCAACGAGATGTGA